In one Solanum dulcamara chromosome 1, daSolDulc1.2, whole genome shotgun sequence genomic region, the following are encoded:
- the LOC129892936 gene encoding uncharacterized protein LOC129892936 produces the protein MADIIEESVMHIRAIISDGGSHFINQTVKNLLAKYGVRHKVATTYHPQTSGQVEVSNREVKQILQKTVNAQMKDWSEKLDEALWAYRTAYKTPIGTSPYQMVFGKACHLPVELEYQAYWAIKKLNLNPELAGRKRLNQLHELEEIRLHAYENAKLYKEKTKRWHDKHIITCTFEPGQKVLFFNSRLKLFPGKLRSKWSGPFEVVRTMSHGAVELWNTMKTSTFLVNGQRVKNYFGEDINWEEEAIELANE, from the exons ATGGCGGATATCATAGAGGAGAGCGTAATGCACATAAG GGCAATTATCAGTGATGGAGGGTCACACTTCATAAATCAAACAGTAAAGAATCTCTTGGCTAAGTATGGGGTGAGGCATAAAGTTGCTACAACATATCATCCTCAAACCAGTGGGCAAGTTGAGGTATCCAACAGAGAGGTAAAGCAGATATTACAAAAGACTGTGAATGCTCAAATGAAAGATTGGTCGGAAAAATTAGATGAAGCTCTTTGGGCATACCGAACAGCATACAAAACACCTATTGGAACCTCCCCATACCAAATGGTATTCGGTAAAGCGTGTCACCTACCAGTGGAGTTAGAATATCAAGCTTACTGGGCAATCAAGAAGCTTAATTTAAATCCAGAGCTAGCAGGCCGGAAGAGGTTGAATCAATTGCACGAGTTGGAAGAGATTAGGCTCCATGCTTATGAAAATGCCAAGCtctacaaggagaaaacaaagcgATGGCATGACAAGCACATCATTACTTGCACTTTCGAACCAGGACAAAAGGTGCTCTTCTTCAATTCTAGACTCAAGCTCTTCCCTGGAAAATTGCGATCCAAATGGAGTGGACCTTTTGAGGTAGTGCGTACAATGTCACATGGAGCTGTGGAATTGTGGAATACAATGAAAACGTCTACATTCTTAGTAAATGGACAAAGAGTAAAAAATTACTTTGGTGAAGATATTAACTGGGAAGAGGAAGCCATTGAACTGGCAAATGAGTGA